A DNA window from Panthera tigris isolate Pti1 chromosome X, P.tigris_Pti1_mat1.1, whole genome shotgun sequence contains the following coding sequences:
- the LOC122235471 gene encoding sodium- and chloride-dependent GABA transporter ine-like, giving the protein MEAGSGSCAPRRVTSLSGSCVPESIPIVYFTATFPCVVLVVLLVRGVLLPGALDGIIYSLKPDLWKHSLGRECRHHVGRRDHAHKDVKELKTLKVM; this is encoded by the exons ATGGAGGCTGGTTCCGGAAGCTGCGCCCCTCGACGCGTGACGTCACTGTCGGGCTCCTGCGTCCCCGAGAGCATTCCG aTCGTGTACTTCACGGCTACCTTCCCCTGCGTGGTCCTCGTCGTGCTGTTGGTGCGGGGAGTGCTGCTGCCCGGCGCCCTGGATGGCATCATCTACTCTCTCAAGCCTGACTTGTGGAAGCACTCACTGGGTCGTGAGTGCCGGCACCACGTGGGGCGTAGAGATCACGCACACAAGGACGTCAAAGAACTGAAAACGCTGAAGGTCATGTAA
- the LOC122235470 gene encoding EKC/KEOPS complex subunit LAGE3-like, with amino-acid sequence MQPLSRPSTGRAAGPVFRGLDLRRSLTTMEAADAAAGGEAGGADNARDGQGGQEGQEGQGGGRGRRGHGHGLGGADAEAAVAGEAPRVPRPRHAPGPGGDALSAAGRPETRTHIFALGVPFPSQLEAEIACASFAPDREPYGCLVEQQLTVFGSVLAIRWRAENPFLLRISIINFLDQLSLVIRTMQRFRFPVPAKPALAKGG; translated from the exons ATGCAGCCCCTCAGCCGCCCGTCGACTGGGCGCGCGGCTGGACCTGTGTTCAGGGGACTGGACCTGAGGCGGAGCCTGACGACCATGGAGGCGGCAGACGCAGCCGCAGGCGGCGAGGCGGGCGGCGCCGACAACGCCCGGGACGGCCAGGGGGGCCAGGAGGGCCAGGAGGGCCAGGGAGGCGGCCGAGGCCGCCGCGGGCACGGTCATGGCCTCGGAGGCGCGGACGCGGAGGCCGCGGTCGCCGGCGAGGCTCCGCGTGTCCCGCGACCACGGCACGCCCCGGGGCCAGGCGGAGATGCCCTCTCCGCGGCCGGAAGGCCGGAAACCCGAACACACATATT CGCCCTCGGCGTGCCTTTCCCGTCCCAGTTGGAGGCGGAGATCGCCTGTGCGTCTTTCGCCCCAGATCGGGAACCGTATGGATGCCTTGTGGAGCAGCAGCTCACAGTGTTCGGCAGCGTCCTGGCCAT ccGCTGGAGAGCTGAAAACCCTTTCCTCCTCCGAATTTCCATCATCAACTTTCTTGACCAGCTTTCCCTGGTGATTCGGACCATGCAGCGCTTCCGGTTCCCGGTTCCCGCTAAGCCTGCGCTGGCGAAAGGGGGCTAA